The proteins below are encoded in one region of Misgurnus anguillicaudatus chromosome 24, ASM2758022v2, whole genome shotgun sequence:
- the LOC129437877 gene encoding uncharacterized protein isoform X1 yields the protein MVSSRVGANTREIKQYVKESRNYSCDSSPLPGAPAYESGPNLPVSAHSPPDLQHDCDDQNACTAEAPIKTGRKKKLISERKYLGVRVKMPVRDMLREIRIAQGVDPKDQGKLSKGSKGDRKRVNTSVNRKNHLKKMQTKSLEELAIIVEVLEEDLKACQSYKSSNKRLSSLYYSEYKEKLWGEDSSEQGFMTMFDQDSDLPLSPSHCVPPESSPVHSTSSYSPSPAYNQCTHVFFENQEEYGNYEADDNRYSDQCGLTSPLANSHEHQVPSPEKSFCVSRSPGGQEVTPKKMNFPPLPSSPQEEWSIMTFFWTQMEREENLLKEISDRELLAVDENGRILLHRAVVEGKRALVYVIARRMAALKKLDMRDLEGKTPIHLAAQRNQHFIVSDLVSLGASINEKDNYGKTCLHLSAENGYVRVLEVLKGFMRNGIYINLEERDANGLSALQCAAVALNSTVRELKLCESAGQVRLQTLRQEQMMETLECLLQMEYYLHALDQVRLNKIKRAADSKSCEPTLCQSHEFKTISNMP from the exons ATGGTGAGCAGTCGGGTAGGGGCCAACACACGTGAAATAAAGCAATACGTGAAAGAATCGCGTAACTATTCGTGCGACAGTTCACCGTTGCCCGGAGCTCCTGCTTATGAAAGTGGACCTAATCTACCCGTATCAGCACATAGCCCTCCAGACCTGCAACATGATTGTGACGATCAAAACGCCTGCACAGCTGAAGCGCCTATTAAAACAG GACGAAAGAAAAAGCTAATTTCAGAAAGAAAATACCTTGGTGTCAGAGTGAAAATGCCAGTGCGTGACATGCTCCGAGAAATACGAATAGCCCAGGGTGTTGACCCCAAAGATCAG GGGAAACTGTCAAAGGGCTCCAAAG GTGATCGGAAACGAGTGAACACCAGTGTAAATCGCAAGAATCACCTG aaaaaaatgcaaacaaagAGTTTGGAGGAGCTTGCGATTATAGTCGAAGTGTTGGAAGAGGATCTAAAGGCCTGTCAATCATACAAGTCGTCAAACAAAAGGCTTTCAAGTTTATACTACTCGGAGTATAAAGAGAAGTTATGGGGTGAAGATTCATCTGAGCAGGGTTTCATGACCATGTTTGACCAAGACAGTGATTTGCCATTGTCTCCAAGCCACTGTGTACCTCCAGAGAGCTCGCCTGTTCATTCTACATCCAGCTATTCCCCTTCTCCTGCTTACAACCAGTGTACCCATGTTTTCTTTGAAAACCAAGAAGAATATGGCAATTACGAGGCAGATGACAATAGGTATAGTGATCAATGTGGCTTGACCTCCCCTCTTGCCAATTCGCACGAACACCAGGTTCCTTCCCCCGAAAAATCATTCTGTGTCAGTCGCAGCCCAGGCGGTCAGGAGGTTACCCCTAAAAAGATGAACTTTCCACCATTGCCCAGTTCTCCGCAGGAGGAGTGGAGCATTATGACCTTTTTCTGGACACAAATGGAAAGAGAGGAGAATCTGTTGAAGGAAATATCTGATCGAGAGCTTCTTGCTGTGGATGAAAATGGGAGAAT CTTGTTACACAGAGCGGTTGTGGAGGGAAAAAGAGCCCTCGTATATGTTATTGCCAGACGAATGGCAGCTCTGAAGAAACTGGATATGAGAGATTTGGAGGGAAAG ACCCCCATTCATCTCGCAGCACAGAGAAATCAACACTTCATTGTGTCTGATTTAGTGTCACTTGGCGCGAGTATTAATGAAAAAGACAATTATGGGAAAACCTGTCTTCATCTCAGTGCCGAGAATGGATACGTTAGAGTCCTGGAG GTCCTGAAAGGTTTCATGAGAAACGGTATCTATATAAATTTGGAGGAAAGAGATGCAAACG GACTTAGCGCGCTGCAGTGTGCAGCAGTAGCACTTAACAGCACGGTACGAGAACTGAAACTGTGCGAGTCTGCAGGTCAGGTCAGGCTACAAACGCTTCGCCAAGAACAGATGATGGAAACACTCGAGTGTCTCCTGCAAATGGAGTACTACTTGCACGCTTTG
- the LOC129437877 gene encoding uncharacterized protein isoform X2, translating to MVSSRVGANTREIKQYVKESRNYSCDSSPLPGAPAYESGPNLPVSAHSPPDLQHDCDDQNACTAEAPIKTGRKKKLISERKYLGVRVKMPVRDMLREIRIAQGVDPKDQGKLSKGSKGDRKRVNTSVNRKNHLKKMQTKSLEELAIIVEVLEEDLKACQSYKSSNKRLSSLYYSEYKEKLWGEDSSEQGFMTMFDQDSDLPLSPSHCVPPESSPVHSTSSYSPSPAYNQCTHVFFENQEEYGNYEADDNRYSDQCGLTSPLANSHEHQVPSPEKSFCVSRSPGGQEVTPKKMNFPPLPSSPQEEWSIMTFFWTQMEREENLLKEISDRELLAVDENGRILLHRAVVEGKRALVYVIARRMAALKKLDMRDLEGKTPIHLAAQRNQHFIVSDLVSLGASINEKDNYGKTCLHLSAENGYVRVLEVLKGFMRNGIYINLEERDANGLSALQCAAVALNSTVRELKLCESAGQVRLQTLRQEQMMETLECLLQMEYYLHALDQVRLNKIKRAADSKSCEPTLCQSHEFKV from the exons ATGGTGAGCAGTCGGGTAGGGGCCAACACACGTGAAATAAAGCAATACGTGAAAGAATCGCGTAACTATTCGTGCGACAGTTCACCGTTGCCCGGAGCTCCTGCTTATGAAAGTGGACCTAATCTACCCGTATCAGCACATAGCCCTCCAGACCTGCAACATGATTGTGACGATCAAAACGCCTGCACAGCTGAAGCGCCTATTAAAACAG GACGAAAGAAAAAGCTAATTTCAGAAAGAAAATACCTTGGTGTCAGAGTGAAAATGCCAGTGCGTGACATGCTCCGAGAAATACGAATAGCCCAGGGTGTTGACCCCAAAGATCAG GGGAAACTGTCAAAGGGCTCCAAAG GTGATCGGAAACGAGTGAACACCAGTGTAAATCGCAAGAATCACCTG aaaaaaatgcaaacaaagAGTTTGGAGGAGCTTGCGATTATAGTCGAAGTGTTGGAAGAGGATCTAAAGGCCTGTCAATCATACAAGTCGTCAAACAAAAGGCTTTCAAGTTTATACTACTCGGAGTATAAAGAGAAGTTATGGGGTGAAGATTCATCTGAGCAGGGTTTCATGACCATGTTTGACCAAGACAGTGATTTGCCATTGTCTCCAAGCCACTGTGTACCTCCAGAGAGCTCGCCTGTTCATTCTACATCCAGCTATTCCCCTTCTCCTGCTTACAACCAGTGTACCCATGTTTTCTTTGAAAACCAAGAAGAATATGGCAATTACGAGGCAGATGACAATAGGTATAGTGATCAATGTGGCTTGACCTCCCCTCTTGCCAATTCGCACGAACACCAGGTTCCTTCCCCCGAAAAATCATTCTGTGTCAGTCGCAGCCCAGGCGGTCAGGAGGTTACCCCTAAAAAGATGAACTTTCCACCATTGCCCAGTTCTCCGCAGGAGGAGTGGAGCATTATGACCTTTTTCTGGACACAAATGGAAAGAGAGGAGAATCTGTTGAAGGAAATATCTGATCGAGAGCTTCTTGCTGTGGATGAAAATGGGAGAAT CTTGTTACACAGAGCGGTTGTGGAGGGAAAAAGAGCCCTCGTATATGTTATTGCCAGACGAATGGCAGCTCTGAAGAAACTGGATATGAGAGATTTGGAGGGAAAG ACCCCCATTCATCTCGCAGCACAGAGAAATCAACACTTCATTGTGTCTGATTTAGTGTCACTTGGCGCGAGTATTAATGAAAAAGACAATTATGGGAAAACCTGTCTTCATCTCAGTGCCGAGAATGGATACGTTAGAGTCCTGGAG GTCCTGAAAGGTTTCATGAGAAACGGTATCTATATAAATTTGGAGGAAAGAGATGCAAACG GACTTAGCGCGCTGCAGTGTGCAGCAGTAGCACTTAACAGCACGGTACGAGAACTGAAACTGTGCGAGTCTGCAGGTCAGGTCAGGCTACAAACGCTTCGCCAAGAACAGATGATGGAAACACTCGAGTGTCTCCTGCAAATGGAGTACTACTTGCACGCTTTG